The following coding sequences are from one Methanosarcina sp. WWM596 window:
- a CDS encoding V-type ATP synthase subunit E, whose protein sequence is MGLEIVTKDIQEGARAEVSRINTEADAKAAEIINEAKEVQKKMLGDSLAKVEEDLQKLHQQVISSANLEVKRITLNKRKELLDKVYSQAVDKIKSMPASKKEELLKHIINKYEASGARIYSSKASEETARKLSSLTYAGNLDCIGGVVIENEDGTIRLDFTYDSILKNVYERSLKQISDTLYG, encoded by the coding sequence ATGGGACTAGAGATCGTTACAAAAGACATCCAGGAGGGTGCAAGAGCTGAGGTTTCCCGTATAAATACCGAAGCCGATGCAAAGGCAGCCGAGATAATAAATGAGGCTAAAGAAGTACAGAAGAAGATGCTCGGGGACAGCCTTGCCAAGGTGGAAGAGGACCTCCAAAAGCTGCACCAGCAGGTTATCTCAAGTGCAAACCTGGAAGTAAAAAGAATTACGCTTAACAAGCGCAAGGAACTTCTTGATAAAGTTTATAGCCAGGCTGTTGATAAAATCAAGTCAATGCCGGCTTCCAAAAAAGAAGAGCTGCTGAAGCATATTATTAACAAGTATGAGGCTAGCGGTGCTAGGATTTATTCTTCTAAAGCTTCAGAAGAGACTGCCAGGAAATTATCTTCATTAACCTATGCGGGTAATTTGGACTGTATAGGTGGCGTTGTTATTGAAAACGAAGATGGGACCATCAGGTTAGATTTCACATATGATTCAATCCTGAAAAACGTGTATGAGCGTTCATTGAAGCAGATATCTGATACTTTATACGGGTGA
- a CDS encoding corrinoid protein, which translates to MDDLPEEVQELIEELDEAAEDEDEDAIKELTQKLLDTGADVEAITLKKLALLVMDGEEEMTRGWTEVAIQIDLDPFKTLIEGLATGMSLIGNKYEQGEAFVPQLLIASAAMYGGMDLLAPYMKLDENSGSKAATVVIGTVEGDVHDIGKSLVKTLLSANGFNCVDLGNDVPASRFIEAAKENQATAVSMSTLMTTTMAEMPKVVKMLENEGIRDKLLVMVGGAPITTEYASQIGADVSPHDAASAANWLKRAVFDFPSEGVRWG; encoded by the coding sequence ATGGATGATCTACCGGAAGAAGTCCAGGAATTAATCGAAGAACTGGATGAGGCAGCAGAAGATGAAGATGAGGATGCGATTAAAGAGCTGACCCAAAAGCTTCTGGACACGGGAGCTGATGTGGAAGCAATTACCCTCAAAAAACTCGCACTCCTGGTAATGGACGGCGAGGAGGAAATGACCCGGGGCTGGACAGAAGTGGCAATCCAGATAGATCTGGATCCTTTCAAAACTCTTATAGAGGGTCTTGCAACAGGCATGAGCCTTATTGGGAATAAATACGAACAGGGAGAAGCTTTTGTGCCCCAGCTCCTGATAGCTTCGGCTGCAATGTACGGCGGGATGGACCTTCTCGCTCCCTACATGAAACTGGATGAAAATAGCGGCTCAAAAGCTGCAACAGTTGTCATTGGTACGGTTGAAGGTGACGTCCATGACATTGGAAAGAGCCTTGTAAAAACTCTGCTCAGTGCAAACGGTTTCAATTGCGTGGACCTTGGAAATGACGTCCCAGCCTCCAGGTTCATTGAAGCTGCAAAGGAGAATCAGGCAACAGCAGTTTCCATGAGCACCTTGATGACTACAACTATGGCCGAGATGCCGAAGGTTGTCAAGATGCTTGAAAATGAAGGCATCAGGGACAAATTACTGGTAATGGTGGGTGGAGCTCCGATCACAACCGAGTATGCATCCCAGATAGGAGCAGATGTCTCTCCTCATGATGCGGCCAGTGCAGCAAACTGGTTGAAAAGAGCAGTTTTTGACTTCCCGTCTGAGGGCGTGAGATGGGGCTGA
- a CDS encoding ATP synthase subunit A yields the protein MEVKGEIYRVSGPVVTAIGLQAKMYDLVKVGSEGLMGEVIQILGPKTIIQVYEETAGIKPGEPCYSTGSSLSVELGPGLLSSIYDGVQRPLHVLLASTGGFIGRGVTADGLDHKKLWEFKPIVKAGDFVKGGEVFGVVQETVNIEHKIMVPPDISGTVADIKSGNFTVVDTVCTLTDGTELQMMQRWPVRRPRPVREKLTPDKPLVTGQRILDGLFPVAKGGTAAIPGPFGSGKTVTQQQLAKWSDTEVVVYIGCGERGNEMADVLSEFPELEDPQTGRPLMERTVLIANTSNMPVAAREASVYTGITIAEYFRDMGLDVSLMADSTSRWAEAMREISSRLEEMPGEEGYPAYLSARLAEFYERSGVAESLNGAKGSITVIGAVSPPGGDFSEPVTQNTLRIVKVFWALDAKLSQRRHFPAINWLNSYSLYKESLNNWFSDNVAPDYVAMREKAMGMLQTESELQEIVQLVGSDALPDDQQLLLEITRMIREIFLQQNAFHPVDTYSPFSEQYKIMKAIMKYGDAAQEALKSGVPVSEIIKMESKNELPKVKFEENFDASMNDVLAKMDKEFASLRGR from the coding sequence GTGGAAGTAAAAGGTGAAATTTATCGTGTGTCTGGGCCTGTCGTCACCGCCATTGGCTTGCAGGCAAAAATGTATGACCTGGTCAAAGTCGGTAGTGAAGGTTTAATGGGTGAAGTCATCCAGATATTAGGACCCAAGACCATCATCCAGGTATACGAAGAGACTGCAGGCATCAAGCCAGGGGAGCCCTGTTATTCTACAGGTTCGTCTCTATCCGTGGAACTTGGTCCTGGTCTTCTTTCCAGTATTTATGATGGGGTTCAGAGGCCTCTGCACGTCCTGCTTGCAAGTACGGGCGGTTTCATTGGCAGAGGTGTTACTGCAGATGGGCTTGACCACAAGAAACTCTGGGAATTTAAACCCATTGTCAAGGCAGGCGATTTCGTAAAAGGCGGAGAAGTATTCGGTGTTGTACAGGAAACCGTGAATATTGAACATAAGATCATGGTGCCTCCTGACATCTCCGGTACAGTTGCCGACATCAAGAGCGGGAACTTTACGGTAGTAGACACAGTATGTACCCTTACTGATGGAACCGAATTGCAGATGATGCAAAGGTGGCCTGTCAGGAGACCCAGACCGGTGAGGGAAAAACTTACTCCAGATAAACCTCTGGTTACAGGACAGAGAATCCTTGACGGACTTTTCCCTGTGGCAAAAGGCGGAACTGCTGCAATCCCCGGACCTTTCGGATCGGGAAAGACCGTTACTCAGCAGCAGCTTGCAAAGTGGAGTGACACTGAAGTTGTGGTCTACATTGGTTGTGGTGAGCGCGGAAATGAGATGGCAGACGTTCTGAGTGAGTTCCCGGAACTCGAAGACCCTCAGACCGGCCGCCCACTGATGGAGCGTACTGTTCTTATCGCTAACACTTCAAACATGCCTGTGGCTGCAAGAGAAGCATCTGTGTACACCGGAATTACCATTGCAGAATACTTCCGTGACATGGGATTAGACGTCTCCCTTATGGCAGACTCCACCTCCAGGTGGGCAGAAGCTATGAGAGAAATTTCCTCCCGTCTGGAAGAAATGCCTGGTGAAGAAGGTTACCCAGCATACCTGTCTGCAAGGCTGGCGGAGTTCTACGAGCGTTCAGGTGTTGCTGAATCTCTCAACGGTGCGAAAGGTTCTATTACTGTTATTGGAGCAGTATCTCCACCTGGCGGTGACTTCTCAGAACCTGTTACGCAGAATACCCTGCGTATTGTGAAAGTGTTCTGGGCTCTCGATGCCAAGCTGTCTCAGAGGCGTCACTTCCCGGCTATCAACTGGCTGAACAGTTATAGCCTGTACAAGGAAAGCCTTAACAACTGGTTCTCAGATAATGTGGCTCCTGATTATGTGGCTATGAGGGAAAAAGCAATGGGAATGCTTCAGACAGAATCCGAACTGCAGGAAATCGTGCAGCTCGTAGGTTCTGACGCTCTGCCAGACGATCAGCAGCTTCTGCTTGAAATTACTCGTATGATCAGGGAAATCTTCTTGCAGCAGAACGCATTCCACCCAGTAGATACCTACAGTCCATTCTCTGAGCAGTACAAGATCATGAAGGCAATCATGAAGTACGGAGATGCTGCACAGGAAGCTTTGAAATCAGGTGTGCCTGTCTCGGAAATTATCAAGATGGAATCTAAGAATGAGCTTCCCAAGGTCAAGTTTGAAGAGAACTTCGATGCTTCTATGAATGATGTCCTGGCAAAGATGGATAAAGAGTTTGCATCCCTGAGAGGTAGGTAA
- a CDS encoding DUF1699 family protein — MVTNRDEILSLEHEEKAVHLAFRPSDRDLFSLVKTCPEIEILQLPASSYEGLSKFIKMYLASSGIHLVKGDVSGHWHDLNNYFVIPSYVLEKIKELEVQGKTEEEIIGEVTSLRKISPDMILHLLHSSFLTTCPERPEMN, encoded by the coding sequence GTGGTAACCAACAGGGATGAAATCCTTAGTCTGGAACACGAGGAGAAGGCAGTACATCTTGCTTTTAGGCCCTCGGACAGGGATCTCTTCAGTCTGGTCAAGACCTGTCCTGAAATTGAAATACTTCAGCTTCCCGCATCTTCCTATGAGGGACTTTCAAAATTTATTAAAATGTACCTTGCATCTTCAGGAATTCACCTTGTAAAGGGTGACGTCAGCGGGCACTGGCATGACCTTAATAATTATTTTGTAATACCTTCTTATGTGCTTGAAAAGATTAAGGAACTGGAGGTTCAGGGGAAAACCGAAGAAGAAATAATCGGCGAGGTAACAAGTCTCAGAAAAATCAGCCCTGATATGATCCTTCACCTGCTTCATAGCTCTTTTCTTACTACATGCCCCGAAAGGCCTGAAATGAACTAA
- the tnpA gene encoding IS200/IS605 family transposase: protein MELRSFSHGYGQITYHIVLVPKYRYKIFYNKRVKKDCESIFHNICTEKGYKIHALEVVDNHVHLFLEFHPSTSLSEVVQYLKGGSSYRLFKLHPELRTRYWGGSLWSSGKFYRSVGNVTADTIKHYIKESQGKPKTEVQSYRLKSRQRKIDDF from the coding sequence TTGGAATTGCGCAGTTTTAGCCATGGCTATGGTCAGATTACCTACCACATCGTGTTGGTGCCTAAGTATCGATACAAGATATTCTACAATAAACGAGTTAAAAAGGATTGCGAGTCTATATTCCACAATATTTGCACAGAGAAAGGCTACAAAATCCATGCTCTGGAAGTTGTAGATAATCATGTTCACCTGTTCCTGGAATTCCACCCAAGCACCTCTCTATCAGAGGTGGTTCAATACTTGAAAGGAGGTAGTTCTTACAGATTGTTCAAGCTTCATCCTGAACTGAGAACACGATATTGGGGTGGAAGTCTATGGTCAAGTGGTAAATTCTATCGATCCGTTGGAAATGTAACCGCTGACACAATCAAGCACTACATTAAGGAGTCGCAGGGAAAACCGAAAACAGAGGTTCAATCATATAGATTAAAGTCTAGGCAACGGAAAATTGACGATTTCTAA
- a CDS encoding V-type ATP synthase subunit F — protein MELAVIGKSEFVTGFRLAGIRNVYEVVDIPTTESAVKSVLEDKSIGILVMHNDDIGNLPELLRKNLNESVQPTVVSLGGSGAGSSLRDKIKQAVGVDLWK, from the coding sequence ATGGAATTGGCAGTGATCGGAAAGAGCGAGTTTGTCACGGGATTCAGGCTGGCAGGTATCAGGAATGTATATGAAGTCGTTGATATCCCAACCACTGAATCCGCGGTAAAATCGGTGCTTGAAGATAAGAGTATCGGGATTCTTGTAATGCATAATGATGACATTGGTAATCTGCCGGAACTTTTAAGGAAAAACTTGAATGAGTCTGTCCAGCCTACAGTAGTATCGCTTGGAGGCAGTGGAGCAGGCTCGAGTTTAAGAGATAAGATAAAACAAGCGGTAGGTGTTGATCTGTGGAAGTAA
- a CDS encoding V-type ATP synthase subunit C, producing the protein MRLLERLWGKNPYRKSDKKKKGTSNYAYAVTRVRAMKSKLLPKETYPRLLNMGIDEITRFIQESEYKNDVDELAMKYSGGDLAEHALNRNLALTYDKLLRITSGELNYLIIAYLKRYDIWNVKTLLRGKIFNASVEDILESLISAGEFTYTLLSELAAKDTYQEVIDALKETEYYPLLQEFDGTNLAYIENELDKMYYASLFAVIGRPRSKDRKLFARFIKLEVDVKNLSNLFRLKRAGVEKSDEIMPLMIEGGLELNPEKLASLPYEQFIDELRKTHYWDAISSVTGLDTVSLTLVESRLIRYSLESATTYSHVSPISIVPIMDYVIHKNNEVTNLRIIFRGKEAGLDDTLIKDQLVVI; encoded by the coding sequence ATGCGGCTTTTGGAGAGACTCTGGGGTAAAAATCCCTACCGAAAATCCGATAAGAAAAAAAAAGGCACTTCTAATTATGCTTATGCCGTAACCCGTGTCCGTGCGATGAAGAGTAAGCTGCTTCCTAAAGAAACTTATCCACGGCTTCTCAATATGGGGATTGATGAAATCACCCGTTTTATCCAGGAATCTGAATACAAAAACGACGTTGACGAACTGGCAATGAAATACAGCGGTGGCGATCTGGCAGAACATGCACTAAACAGGAATCTTGCGTTAACCTATGATAAGTTGCTCAGGATCACCTCAGGAGAATTGAACTACCTGATCATTGCATATCTTAAAAGATATGACATCTGGAATGTAAAAACGCTTCTTCGTGGCAAAATTTTCAATGCATCCGTTGAGGACATCCTCGAGTCTCTTATTTCTGCCGGGGAGTTTACCTATACCCTCCTGTCAGAACTTGCAGCCAAGGACACATATCAGGAAGTCATTGATGCTCTTAAAGAGACTGAGTACTACCCACTGCTGCAGGAGTTTGATGGAACCAACTTGGCATATATAGAAAACGAGCTTGACAAGATGTACTACGCAAGCCTGTTTGCCGTAATCGGAAGGCCAAGGTCCAAGGATCGTAAGCTCTTTGCAAGGTTCATCAAACTCGAAGTTGATGTCAAGAACCTGAGTAATCTATTCAGGTTGAAAAGAGCAGGAGTCGAGAAGTCTGATGAGATCATGCCCCTCATGATCGAAGGCGGCCTGGAGCTAAATCCCGAAAAACTGGCATCGCTTCCTTACGAGCAGTTTATCGATGAACTTCGAAAAACTCATTACTGGGATGCAATTTCAAGTGTTACGGGGCTGGATACGGTTTCTCTGACTCTCGTTGAAAGCAGGCTCATAAGGTACTCTCTTGAATCTGCAACCACTTATTCGCATGTATCTCCGATCTCAATTGTACCCATTATGGACTATGTTATCCATAAAAATAATGAGGTCACCAACCTCCGGATTATTTTCAGAGGTAAGGAAGCTGGCCTCGATGATACACTAATTAAAGATCAGTTGGTGGTTATCTAA
- a CDS encoding V-type ATP synthase subunit D codes for MAQDVKPTRSELIELKKKIKLSESGHKLLKMKRDGLILEFFKILNEARNVRTELDAAYENGVGKINLACAVNGMVAVKSTAFTAKQSPEIQLSGHNIMGVVVPKISSTGVRKSLYERGYGIIGTNSYIDETAEAYEDLVEKIITAAELETTMKRLLNEIEKTKRRVNALEFKVIPDLIATMKYIRFTLEEMEREGTSRLKRVKERMKDQA; via the coding sequence ATGGCTCAAGACGTAAAACCAACTCGGTCGGAGCTAATTGAGCTCAAGAAGAAAATCAAGCTCTCTGAAAGTGGGCACAAGCTCCTTAAGATGAAGAGAGATGGTCTTATTCTTGAGTTCTTTAAGATTCTTAACGAGGCAAGGAACGTCAGGACCGAGCTGGATGCCGCTTATGAAAACGGTGTGGGCAAAATAAATCTTGCCTGTGCTGTTAACGGAATGGTTGCTGTCAAGTCAACTGCTTTTACAGCAAAGCAATCCCCCGAAATCCAGCTTTCAGGGCATAACATCATGGGTGTTGTGGTGCCAAAGATCAGCTCTACTGGAGTTCGCAAATCCCTCTATGAGAGGGGTTACGGTATCATCGGTACAAATTCATATATCGATGAGACCGCAGAAGCCTATGAGGATCTGGTAGAGAAGATTATTACCGCCGCAGAACTGGAAACAACGATGAAAAGGCTTCTTAATGAAATCGAGAAGACTAAGAGGCGTGTAAACGCTCTCGAATTCAAAGTTATTCCTGATCTCATTGCAACCATGAAGTATATTCGTTTTACCCTTGAAGAGATGGAAAGGGAGGGTACTTCCCGGCTGAAGAGAGTCAAGGAGAGAATGAAAGATCAAGCTTGA
- the hypF gene encoding carbamoyltransferase HypF — MQNEARLLHVTGTVQGVGFRPFIYQLAKFHRLSGYVKNLGNHVEILIEGKRLNLESFLSDLPEKKPPLARITDIKINTASFSGYSEFIIIHSEPGTFENSIIPPDTAICEECRLELFDPSSRYYHYPFTVCTNCGPRYTTVRALPYDRENTVMADFPLCRECEVEYTDPLNRRHHAQPVCCSKCGPELWLSDSRGKVLAKNYEAIVKASDLLQQGSILSVKGFGGFHIACNARKEEPVQELRRRLLRPEQPFAVMTKDIAVVESFAVPGDTDRKCLTSARRPITVLPKSKVFKLAESVSPNLHNIGVMLPYTGAQNLLFDLKPDSVYVMTSANLPGRPMVVENEEALEKLKEIVDFHLLHNRVIANRNDDTVIRVVNGQKAFIRRSRGFVPEPIELPFEIGASAGVGAEMNSTVTLAKGKLAYVSQYIGNTNHLETFRYHSEVFQHLVRLTGIEPLNWGCDLHPAFNTTRFAMSRGEENTIQVQHHYAHILALMADNSLPEDSRILGIALDGVGYGEDGTVWGGEFLGASYFGYERLGNLLPQPMPGGDLAVKTPSRMVLGMLSGRLEEAELEKLSLHFPRGRQEFSTVMQQLQRKINVTMSSSAGRVLDAAAALLGICKMRTYEGEPAMKLESAAKNSIHRPDLPLVFRTGGKNGVSVLDTTELLLGVYELSGGKYSSADLAFAVEENFAKGISEIAISLATKNGFEQVGLSGGVAYNDHITSCIARTVKEAGFEFLTHRHVPCGDGCISFGQALAAGLRTDSEGILWYRKSSSCRPEN; from the coding sequence ATGCAAAACGAAGCCAGACTTCTTCATGTGACCGGCACGGTGCAGGGTGTCGGCTTTCGCCCCTTCATATACCAGCTTGCAAAATTCCACAGGCTTTCAGGGTACGTGAAAAATCTTGGAAACCACGTAGAGATCCTTATAGAAGGAAAAAGGCTAAACCTTGAAAGTTTCCTTTCCGATCTTCCTGAAAAAAAACCTCCACTTGCCAGAATTACGGATATCAAAATAAATACTGCCTCTTTTTCCGGTTATTCGGAATTTATTATCATACACAGTGAACCCGGAACGTTTGAAAACTCCATAATTCCTCCGGATACGGCTATCTGTGAAGAATGCAGGCTGGAGCTTTTTGATCCCTCTTCCAGGTACTATCATTATCCTTTTACTGTCTGTACAAACTGCGGTCCTCGCTACACAACAGTTCGTGCCCTCCCCTATGATCGGGAGAATACTGTAATGGCAGATTTTCCCCTCTGCAGGGAATGTGAAGTGGAATATACCGATCCTCTCAACCGGAGGCACCATGCTCAGCCTGTCTGCTGCTCGAAATGCGGACCTGAACTCTGGCTTTCGGATTCCCGGGGGAAAGTGCTCGCAAAGAATTATGAAGCAATTGTAAAAGCTTCTGACCTTCTCCAGCAAGGTTCAATTCTTTCGGTTAAAGGTTTTGGGGGGTTTCATATTGCCTGCAATGCCAGAAAGGAAGAGCCTGTACAGGAGCTTCGAAGAAGGCTTTTGCGTCCGGAGCAGCCTTTTGCAGTCATGACAAAAGATATAGCGGTTGTAGAGTCCTTTGCAGTACCAGGAGATACAGACCGGAAATGCCTCACATCTGCCCGCCGCCCTATAACCGTGCTTCCCAAATCAAAGGTCTTCAAACTGGCAGAATCGGTTTCTCCTAATCTGCACAACATAGGGGTCATGCTTCCCTATACAGGCGCCCAGAACCTGCTTTTTGACCTCAAACCGGATTCTGTATACGTTATGACCTCGGCAAACCTACCGGGAAGGCCCATGGTTGTTGAAAATGAAGAAGCGCTTGAAAAACTAAAAGAAATTGTGGATTTTCATCTGCTGCATAACAGGGTTATTGCAAACAGGAATGATGATACGGTTATCCGGGTTGTGAACGGACAGAAGGCTTTTATCCGGCGTTCCAGAGGGTTTGTGCCTGAACCTATAGAGCTTCCTTTCGAAATTGGAGCTTCTGCAGGAGTGGGAGCCGAAATGAACTCGACAGTAACCCTGGCAAAAGGAAAATTGGCTTACGTCTCCCAGTATATTGGGAATACAAACCATCTGGAGACCTTCAGGTATCACTCTGAGGTTTTCCAGCATCTGGTCCGATTGACAGGTATAGAGCCTCTTAACTGGGGCTGTGACCTTCACCCTGCTTTTAACACTACTCGTTTTGCAATGAGCAGGGGTGAAGAAAATACAATTCAGGTACAGCACCACTACGCCCATATCCTTGCTCTAATGGCTGACAATTCCTTGCCAGAAGACTCCCGGATCCTGGGAATCGCCCTTGACGGAGTCGGGTACGGTGAGGACGGCACAGTCTGGGGGGGAGAATTTCTGGGGGCCTCGTATTTCGGATATGAACGCCTGGGAAATCTGTTGCCCCAGCCTATGCCCGGGGGAGACCTTGCAGTAAAAACGCCTTCTCGCATGGTTCTTGGTATGCTTTCCGGGAGGCTTGAAGAAGCAGAACTGGAAAAACTCTCTCTTCACTTTCCCAGGGGCAGGCAGGAGTTTTCTACAGTTATGCAGCAGCTTCAAAGAAAAATAAATGTTACTATGAGCAGCAGCGCAGGGAGAGTACTGGATGCGGCTGCAGCGCTTCTGGGCATATGTAAAATGAGGACTTATGAGGGAGAGCCGGCAATGAAGCTTGAGTCTGCGGCAAAGAATAGCATTCACAGGCCAGACCTCCCCCTGGTTTTCAGAACAGGGGGGAAAAACGGAGTCTCTGTACTTGATACGACTGAGCTCCTGCTGGGGGTTTATGAACTCTCCGGGGGAAAGTATTCCTCTGCCGATCTTGCATTTGCCGTTGAAGAGAACTTTGCGAAAGGAATCTCGGAAATTGCCATTTCCCTTGCTACAAAAAACGGTTTTGAGCAGGTAGGCCTGAGCGGGGGGGTTGCCTACAACGACCATATCACCTCATGCATTGCAAGAACTGTGAAGGAGGCAGGCTTTGAATTTCTCACGCATCGCCATGTTCCTTGTGGAGACGGCTGCATTTCCTTTGGGCAGGCTCTGGCAGCCGGGCTTAGAACAGATTCAGAAGGAATTTTATGGTATCGGAAGTCCTCATCTTGCAGACCGGAAAATTAA
- a CDS encoding ATP synthase subunit B has product MVKEYKTITQIAGPLVFVEKTEPVGYKEIVTVNLPDGTTRRGEVLDSSADIVVIQIFEGTTGLDKNCGVVFTGETLKLPASIDLLGRILSGSGEPLDGGPRIVPDQLLDINGAAMNPYARLPPKDFIQTGISTIDGTNTLVRGQKLPIFSASGLPHNEIALQIARQSAVPGSEAAFAVVFAAMGITNEEAQYFMSDFEKTGALERAVVFLNLADDPAVERIVTPRMALTAAEYLAYEHGMHVLVILTDITNYAEALRQMGAARNEIPGRRGYPGYMYTDLATLYERAGIVKGAKGSVTQIPILSMPGDDITHPIPDLSGYITEGQIVVSRELHRKGIYPPINVLPSLSRLMNSGIGADKTREDHKAVSDQMYAGYAEGRDLRGLVAIVGKEALSDRDVKFLEFADLFEQNFVTQGRNENRTIADTLDIGWKILAHLPENQLGRIDNKYIQKYHPAHRKGQ; this is encoded by the coding sequence ATGGTAAAAGAATATAAGACAATAACTCAGATTGCAGGACCTCTAGTCTTTGTTGAAAAAACAGAGCCAGTGGGCTATAAAGAAATCGTTACTGTCAACCTGCCTGATGGAACCACCCGTAGAGGCGAGGTGCTGGACTCTTCGGCGGACATAGTGGTTATCCAGATTTTTGAAGGTACTACCGGGCTGGACAAGAATTGTGGTGTAGTCTTCACAGGGGAAACCCTGAAGCTCCCTGCATCCATCGACCTTCTCGGAAGGATCCTTTCAGGTTCAGGAGAACCTCTTGACGGCGGGCCCAGGATTGTGCCTGATCAGCTTCTGGACATCAACGGAGCTGCAATGAACCCATATGCCAGGTTGCCTCCAAAGGATTTCATCCAGACTGGCATCTCCACAATCGACGGAACAAACACCCTGGTTCGTGGACAGAAGTTGCCTATTTTCTCAGCCTCTGGTCTCCCACACAACGAAATCGCCCTGCAGATTGCAAGGCAGTCGGCTGTGCCTGGATCAGAAGCGGCTTTCGCAGTAGTTTTCGCAGCAATGGGTATTACCAATGAAGAAGCCCAGTACTTCATGAGTGACTTCGAAAAGACCGGGGCTCTTGAAAGGGCTGTGGTGTTCCTGAACCTGGCAGATGACCCTGCTGTCGAACGTATCGTCACCCCGCGTATGGCTCTGACTGCAGCTGAATATCTGGCATACGAACATGGCATGCACGTTCTTGTCATTCTGACTGATATTACCAACTATGCAGAAGCTCTCCGTCAGATGGGCGCTGCCCGTAATGAAATACCTGGCCGCCGTGGGTATCCGGGTTACATGTACACTGACCTTGCAACTCTTTACGAGCGTGCAGGTATTGTCAAAGGCGCAAAAGGATCAGTTACCCAGATTCCGATTCTTTCTATGCCTGGTGATGATATTACTCACCCGATTCCTGACTTGTCCGGATATATTACTGAAGGTCAGATTGTGGTTTCAAGAGAACTGCACAGGAAAGGTATCTACCCGCCAATCAATGTGCTGCCGTCCCTGTCAAGGCTGATGAACTCCGGTATCGGAGCAGACAAGACAAGGGAAGATCACAAGGCGGTTTCTGACCAGATGTATGCAGGTTATGCAGAAGGGCGTGACCTGAGAGGTCTAGTGGCTATCGTCGGTAAAGAGGCTCTGTCTGATAGAGATGTTAAGTTCCTTGAGTTTGCCGATCTCTTCGAACAGAATTTCGTTACACAGGGCAGAAACGAAAACAGGACAATTGCAGATACCCTGGACATCGGATGGAAGATTCTTGCGCACCTGCCTGAAAACCAGCTGGGTAGGATTGACAACAAGTACATCCAGAAATACCATCCTGCACACAGAAAGGGTCAGTGA